Genomic window (Plasmodium reichenowi strain SY57 chromosome Unknown, whole genome shotgun sequence):
GAATATTTTTCAGCATCATCTTTTGCCTTTAAAGCAGTTTCAACAGCTTTCTTTGCCTTTGAAGCAGCTGTACAAGCTTCTTTTGCTTTTGTATAAGATTCATCGGATTCCTTTAATTTTACTGCTTCTTGAGCAGCTTCTTCTGCCTCTTTTGAAGCGTTTTCAGCATCTTTAGCAGCTTTTTCAGCATCTTCTGAAGCTTTTTTAACTTTTTCAGCATCTTCGGAAGCTTTTTTAGCTTTGAATTCTTCCGTATAACCAGGCCAAATAAATTCTCCACCACTAAAATCATTACCAGTAATTGTAGtatttacattttcatcattttgttcatttaattcatattttatatttttttcttcattttctatttgagaattattattcaatATTGCATTTCTTAAgttaaaattatatttttttgcAATTTCTTTACTAGcaacattatttatataaatatataaatgtaacaaaaataaggaaagagtaatatttataaaacttttcat
Coding sequences:
- a CDS encoding merozoite surface protein 3 — translated: MKSFINITLSLFLLHLYIYINNVASKEIAKKYNFNLRNAILNNNSQIENEEKNIKYELNEQNDENVNTTITGNDFSGGEFIWPGYTEEFKAKKASEDAEKVKKASEDAEKAAKDAENASKEAEEAAQEAVKLKESDESYTKAKEACTAASKAKKAVETALKAKDDAEKYSEADSISEKTKEYAEKAKKAYEKAKNAYQKANQAVLKAKEASSYNYILGWEFGGGVPEHKKEENMLSHLYVSSKDKENISKENDDVL